From the genome of Malus sylvestris chromosome 6, drMalSylv7.2, whole genome shotgun sequence, one region includes:
- the LOC126627414 gene encoding CBBY-like protein: MASMASCHTLATLSFINPLPSHKNTTPIANLKSQERTLQSSLVGTAIIIGKTMSSKIGTTSSSASASSFSTLPSALLFDCDGVLVDTEKDGHRISFNNTFKEKELGVTWDVDLFGELLKIAGGKERMTTYFNNTGWPENAPKSEEERKAFVVSLHKRKTELFLALIDKKSLPLRPGVAKLIDQALAEGVKVAVCSASNEKAVSAIVSILLGPERAEKIKIFAGEVVPRKKPDPAIYLLAANTLGVDPSSCVVIEDSAIGLAAAKAAGMKCVITKSGYTVDEDFQNADAVFDVIGDPPEERFDLAFCRSLLKQSVS, from the exons ATGGCGTCAATGGCGTCCTGTCATACCTTAGCTACATTATCTTTTATAAACCCGTTGCCATCTCACAAAAACACAACCCCCATTGCCAACCTCAAATCCCAAGAAAGGACCTTACAATCTTCACTGGTGGGCACAGCAATAATCATTGGCAAAACAATGAGCAGCAAGATTGGAACAACATCTAGCtctgcttctgcttcttctttttctactCTTCCTTCTGCTCTTCTCTTCGATTGCGATGGTGTGCTTGTCGACACGGAGAAGGACGGCCACCGGATTTCTTTCAACAACACTTTCAAAGAG AAAGAATTGGGTGTTACTTGGGATGTCGATTTATTCGGTGAATTGCTCAAGATTGCAGGTGGAAAAGAAAG AATGACAACCTATTTTAACAACACGGGTTGGCCGGAAAATGCTCCGAAgagtgaagaagaaagaaaagcatTCGTAGTTTCACTTCACAAGCGAAAGACAGAGTTGTTCTTGGCCCTTATTGACAAAAAGTCACTGCCGCTTCGGCCAGGGGTTGCAAA GCTGATAGATCAGGCTTTAGCAGAAGGAGTTAAAGTTGCCGTCTGCAGCGCTTCCAATGAGAAGGCG GTCTCTGCAATAGTTTCAATCTTGCTGGGACCAGAACGGGCAGAAAAAATCAAGATATTCGCCGGAGAAGTGGTTCCTCGCAAGAAGCCTGATCCC GCTATCTATTTATTGGCGGCTAACACTCTCGGCGTTGATCCTTCAAG TTGTGTGGTAATCGAGGACAGTGCTATAGGCCTTGCAGCTGCCAAAGCTGCTGGAATGAAGTGTGTCATAACCAAGAGCGG ATACACAGTTGATGAAGATTTTCAGAATGCAGATGCAGTTTTTGACGTCATCGGAGATCCTCCGGAGGAGCGATTTGACTTGGCATTCTGCAGAAGCCTTCTCAAGCAATCTGTGAGCTAG